In one window of Opitutus sp. GAS368 DNA:
- the leuB gene encoding 3-isopropylmalate dehydrogenase, giving the protein MKASIALTPGDGIGPEVVNEARLVLEAVAKREGHQFNFTEHLLGGCAIDAKGTAMPDDTLAAAQAADAVLLGAVGGPKWDDPQAKVRPEQGLLAIRKALGLYANVRPVRPYPSLAKLSPLKPERVAGVDFVVIRELTGGLYFGTPKGRTQTPEGEVAVDTLVYTEKEIRRIVLLAFQMAQKRRKLVTSVDKANVLESSRLWRQVAIGVGKQFPDVKLEHQLVDSCAMRLITHAPQFDVIVTENMFGDILTDEAAVLAGSLGVLPSASLGEGKLGLYEPIHGSAPDIAGKGIANPVGTILSAAMLLRYSLGLEAEARAIEAAVSAALDAGCHTADLGARQPLTTAQMGNAIRERLAQ; this is encoded by the coding sequence ATGAAAGCAAGCATCGCACTCACTCCCGGTGACGGCATTGGCCCCGAAGTCGTCAATGAAGCCCGGCTCGTGCTGGAGGCCGTCGCCAAGCGCGAGGGTCACCAATTCAATTTCACCGAGCACCTGCTCGGTGGCTGCGCCATCGACGCCAAGGGCACGGCCATGCCGGACGACACGCTCGCCGCCGCCCAGGCCGCCGATGCCGTTCTTTTGGGCGCCGTGGGCGGCCCGAAGTGGGACGACCCGCAGGCCAAGGTCCGCCCGGAACAGGGCCTCCTCGCCATCCGCAAGGCCCTCGGCCTCTACGCCAACGTCCGCCCGGTGCGCCCTTATCCGTCCCTGGCCAAGCTGTCGCCGCTCAAGCCCGAGCGCGTCGCCGGCGTGGACTTCGTTGTCATCCGCGAGCTGACGGGCGGCCTGTATTTTGGCACGCCGAAGGGCCGCACGCAGACTCCGGAGGGCGAGGTTGCCGTTGATACCCTCGTCTACACGGAGAAGGAGATCCGCCGCATCGTGCTGCTCGCCTTCCAGATGGCGCAGAAGCGCCGCAAGCTGGTCACCTCGGTCGACAAGGCCAACGTCCTCGAGTCGTCCCGCCTCTGGCGCCAGGTCGCCATCGGGGTCGGCAAACAGTTTCCTGACGTCAAGCTCGAGCACCAGCTGGTCGATTCCTGCGCCATGCGCCTGATCACCCATGCCCCGCAGTTCGACGTCATCGTCACCGAGAACATGTTCGGTGACATCCTGACGGACGAGGCGGCGGTGCTGGCCGGCTCGCTCGGCGTGCTGCCCAGCGCCTCGCTCGGCGAGGGGAAGCTCGGCCTTTACGAGCCCATCCACGGCTCGGCCCCCGACATCGCGGGCAAAGGCATCGCCAATCCCGTCGGCACGATCCTGTCGGCCGCCATGCTACTCCGCTACTCCCTCGGTTTGGAGGCCGAGGCCCGAGCTATTGAGGCGGCCGTCAGCGCCGCCCTCGATGCCGGCTGTCACACCGCCGATCTCGGCGCCAGGCAGCCGCTGACCACCGCCCAGATGGGCAACGCCATCCGTGAACGGCTGGCGCAGTAA
- a CDS encoding aminotransferase class I/II-fold pyridoxal phosphate-dependent enzyme encodes MSFSHQPPLDTTRFIARHVAGLRRSGIRDFFELVAKTDGVISLGIGEPDFDTPQPIRDAVKTAMDTGKTHYTSNLGLPELRKEICRYVEGHFKVGYRWDDEVLVTVGVSEGLDLALRSLLNPGDKVLYHQPCYVSYAPSVDLVHGIGLPVGTHAKDLFSLDEPALRAAWQPGAKLLLLNLPCNPTGGVCSKEQLERIAKFAIEKDLIVISDEIYSELVFEGVHTSIASLPGMRERTILLHGFSKAFAMTGFRLGYACGPAPLIEAMMKVHQYSMLCAPSISQEGAVAALRLGDDATKFMRDRYRERRDLFVRRINAAGLKCHSPRGSFYAFPSVEGTGLNEGEFARRLLTEQKVAVVPGTAFGEAGQGHVRACFTANEEKLTAACDRIERLLNSLKTPATV; translated from the coding sequence ATGAGCTTTTCCCATCAACCGCCACTCGATACGACCCGCTTCATCGCGCGTCACGTGGCGGGCCTGCGCCGCTCCGGCATCCGCGACTTCTTCGAACTCGTCGCGAAGACCGACGGCGTCATCTCCCTCGGCATCGGCGAGCCCGATTTCGACACCCCGCAGCCCATCCGTGACGCCGTCAAGACGGCCATGGACACGGGCAAAACCCATTACACCTCGAACCTCGGCCTGCCGGAACTCCGCAAGGAGATCTGCCGCTACGTCGAGGGCCACTTCAAGGTCGGCTACCGCTGGGACGATGAGGTCCTGGTGACCGTCGGCGTCTCCGAGGGCCTCGACCTGGCCCTGCGCTCGCTGCTCAACCCGGGCGACAAGGTGCTCTACCACCAGCCCTGCTACGTGTCCTACGCCCCGTCGGTGGACCTCGTGCACGGCATCGGTCTCCCGGTCGGCACGCATGCCAAGGACCTGTTCTCGCTCGACGAGCCCGCCCTGCGGGCGGCCTGGCAGCCCGGGGCGAAGCTCCTCCTCCTGAACCTGCCCTGCAATCCGACCGGCGGCGTCTGCTCGAAGGAGCAGCTGGAGCGCATCGCGAAGTTCGCGATCGAGAAGGACCTGATCGTGATCAGTGACGAGATCTACTCGGAACTGGTGTTCGAGGGCGTGCACACGAGCATTGCCAGTCTGCCCGGCATGCGGGAGCGGACGATCCTGCTGCACGGTTTCTCCAAGGCCTTTGCGATGACCGGTTTCCGCCTCGGCTACGCCTGCGGACCGGCGCCGCTCATCGAGGCGATGATGAAGGTGCACCAGTATTCGATGCTGTGCGCCCCGAGTATCAGCCAGGAGGGCGCCGTGGCGGCGCTGCGCCTCGGCGACGACGCCACCAAGTTCATGCGCGACCGCTACCGCGAGCGCCGCGACCTGTTTGTCCGCCGGATCAATGCGGCCGGCCTCAAGTGCCATTCGCCCCGCGGTTCGTTCTACGCGTTCCCGTCGGTCGAGGGAACCGGCCTGAACGAGGGCGAGTTCGCCCGCCGGCTGTTGACCGAGCAAAAGGTCGCGGTCGTGCCCGGCACCGCGTTTGGCGAGGCCGGCCAGGGCCATGTGCGGGCCTGCTTCACGGCCAACGAGGAGAAGCTCACGGCGGCGTGCGACCGGATCGAGCGCCTGCTGAACTCGCTCAAGACGCCCGCCACGGTCTGA
- a CDS encoding TorF family putative porin: MKKTALLLAALVAGASLPAQTAAPAPATPAPAPAAPAAPAADAAPSSSWVFTPAFANQYMFRGTRLGGPAFEPSLEYDAGNLAVGVWNNTPLKDKVVGQSDPEFDFYGSYTIEVIKDTLSWQPGYTIYTYPNAKQADGFYKATYEPNLALNYTVAGVKFTPKIYYDLRLKGPTYELTVAYTVPLTEAKSELDFIATAGTFKWTSAAPDQVNSLGQPADVKNYGNYWLVGVSAPYQVTKDSKLSLSLAYTKGSDNFFKTGTDGKVANTAAVGRGVISISYAITF, from the coding sequence ATGAAGAAGACTGCACTTCTCCTCGCGGCGCTCGTTGCGGGCGCTTCCCTCCCGGCCCAGACGGCTGCTCCCGCTCCCGCCACTCCCGCTCCGGCCCCTGCTGCGCCCGCCGCACCGGCGGCCGACGCTGCGCCCAGTTCGTCGTGGGTCTTCACCCCGGCGTTCGCCAACCAATACATGTTCCGCGGCACGCGCCTTGGCGGCCCGGCGTTTGAGCCCTCCTTGGAATATGATGCCGGCAACCTCGCCGTCGGCGTGTGGAACAACACCCCGTTGAAGGACAAGGTGGTCGGCCAGTCCGACCCTGAGTTCGACTTCTATGGTTCCTACACCATCGAGGTGATCAAGGACACCCTGTCCTGGCAGCCCGGCTACACCATCTACACCTATCCGAATGCGAAACAGGCCGATGGTTTCTACAAAGCGACCTACGAGCCCAACCTCGCCCTGAACTACACCGTCGCGGGGGTGAAATTCACCCCGAAGATCTATTACGACCTCCGGCTCAAGGGGCCCACCTATGAGCTCACCGTCGCCTACACCGTTCCGCTCACCGAGGCGAAGTCCGAGCTGGACTTCATCGCGACCGCCGGGACGTTCAAGTGGACCTCCGCCGCCCCGGACCAGGTCAACTCCCTCGGTCAGCCGGCTGATGTGAAGAACTACGGCAACTACTGGCTGGTCGGCGTATCCGCCCCCTACCAGGTCACCAAGGACTCGAAGCTCTCGCTCAGCCTGGCGTATACGAAGGGATCCGACAACTTCTTCAAGACCGGCACGGACGGCAAGGTGGCCAACACCGCCGCCGTCGGCCGCGGCGTCATCTCCATCAGCTACGCGATCACGTTCTGA
- a CDS encoding energy transducer TonB, producing the protein MNKDLIVGLLVSVAVHLIAINPFSGKNAPPKHVAEVKEDVVQMEMPPLDQDEEKKVEELQDEPMENVMAPPSLIDLPTVVPVNAFTQPLQPPPPPGMTTAKGAINIPVNPPGANFGKGIKDLFDINNLDQKPVARVQNPPQYPYEMSRAGISGEVAVEFIINSSGDVVDTRVMRSSHREFEVPAMQAVQKWKFKPGRKGGKAVATRASQLIEFNLEDNK; encoded by the coding sequence ATGAACAAAGATCTCATAGTCGGCCTCTTGGTCTCGGTCGCGGTGCACCTGATCGCGATCAATCCCTTCTCCGGCAAGAACGCCCCCCCCAAGCACGTCGCCGAGGTCAAGGAGGATGTCGTCCAGATGGAAATGCCGCCGCTCGATCAGGACGAGGAAAAGAAGGTCGAGGAACTGCAGGACGAGCCCATGGAGAATGTCATGGCTCCGCCCAGCCTCATCGATCTGCCGACCGTCGTGCCGGTGAACGCCTTCACCCAGCCCCTCCAGCCGCCCCCGCCCCCGGGCATGACGACCGCCAAGGGAGCCATCAACATCCCGGTCAATCCGCCCGGCGCCAACTTCGGCAAGGGCATCAAGGATCTCTTCGACATCAACAACCTGGACCAGAAGCCCGTCGCCCGTGTCCAGAACCCGCCGCAGTATCCTTATGAGATGAGCCGCGCCGGCATCAGCGGCGAGGTCGCGGTCGAGTTCATCATCAATTCCAGCGGTGACGTCGTGGACACCCGCGTCATGCGCTCCTCGCACCGGGAGTTCGAGGTGCCGGCCATGCAGGCCGTGCAAAAGTGGAAGTTCAAGCCGGGCCGCAAAGGCGGCAAGGCCGTCGCCACCCGGGCCTCCCAGCTCATCGAGTTCAATCTCGAGGACAACAAATGA
- a CDS encoding biopolymer transporter ExbD gives MEGTKIKIPARKKARVEIIPLIDVIFFLLATFVLFTLSLNRIQSVPVDLPVAKPNSDPQDNKDSVTIQVSADNSLFWNREPMEMSDLPSRITAYKSQTEDPKILIAGDEKARFGATVQVLDEVRKAGILKFSVETRTRPTGK, from the coding sequence ATGGAAGGCACCAAAATCAAAATCCCGGCCCGTAAGAAGGCGCGCGTTGAGATCATCCCCCTGATCGACGTCATCTTCTTCCTGCTGGCCACCTTCGTCCTGTTCACCCTCTCCCTGAACCGCATCCAGTCCGTGCCGGTGGACCTGCCCGTGGCCAAGCCGAACTCCGACCCCCAGGACAACAAGGACAGCGTCACCATCCAGGTCTCGGCGGACAATTCCCTCTTCTGGAACCGCGAGCCCATGGAGATGAGCGACCTGCCCAGCCGCATTACCGCCTACAAGTCCCAGACCGAGGATCCCAAGATCCTGATCGCCGGTGACGAGAAGGCCCGTTTCGGCGCCACCGTCCAGGTGCTCGACGAGGTCCGCAAGGCCGGCATCCTGAAGTTCTCGGTCGAAACCCGCACCCGCCCGACCGGCAAATAA
- a CDS encoding biopolymer transporter ExbD yields MHGGGGGTGPGGKKRARIEIIPLIDVIFFLLATFVLFTLSLNKSNGVSVHLPTAESSVPRDPNGTVTISVTDEGAVAWNKDIITLDEFTQRLLNEKRVNPDVRILINGDERAFFAQAIYVFDEARKAGFTRVFIETHAH; encoded by the coding sequence ATGCACGGTGGCGGAGGCGGCACAGGCCCAGGCGGCAAAAAAAGGGCGCGCATTGAGATCATCCCTCTCATTGACGTCATCTTCTTCCTGCTCGCGACATTCGTTCTGTTCACGCTCTCGCTGAACAAGTCCAACGGCGTCTCGGTCCATCTGCCGACGGCCGAGAGCAGCGTCCCGCGCGATCCGAACGGCACCGTCACCATCAGCGTGACCGACGAGGGCGCGGTCGCCTGGAACAAGGACATCATCACCCTCGACGAGTTCACCCAGCGCCTGCTCAACGAAAAGCGCGTGAATCCCGACGTCCGCATCCTCATCAACGGCGATGAGCGCGCCTTCTTCGCCCAGGCCATCTACGTCTTCGACGAGGCCCGCAAGGCCGGCTTCACCCGCGTGTTCATCGAAACCCACGCCCACTGA
- a CDS encoding MotA/TolQ/ExbB proton channel family protein, which produces MITASLPLALLLTNPDGSPMTAMELFHAGKFVMWPILIVSFLLITVAVERVLFIVRENRRREPELVDKMLEKVEANDIDGAVELGKKSQDYVARIMVYALTHKEHSLGNAFTRAASQEMQRFGQGLPTLDTCITAAPLLGLLGTVTGMMGTFASLNSGTGDIASASAKITGGVAEALIATMCGLAIAIMGLLPFNYLNARSEEARHDIEDASNSLEIIINKAESAKSR; this is translated from the coding sequence ATGATCACCGCATCCCTGCCCTTGGCTCTTCTCCTTACCAATCCGGACGGCAGCCCCATGACCGCCATGGAACTGTTCCATGCCGGCAAGTTCGTCATGTGGCCCATCCTGATCGTCTCCTTCCTCCTGATCACGGTCGCCGTCGAGCGCGTGCTGTTCATCGTCCGGGAAAACCGCCGCCGCGAGCCCGAGCTGGTCGACAAGATGCTCGAGAAGGTCGAGGCCAACGACATCGACGGCGCCGTCGAGCTGGGCAAGAAGAGCCAGGACTACGTGGCCCGCATCATGGTTTACGCCCTCACCCACAAGGAACACTCCCTCGGCAACGCCTTCACCCGCGCCGCCAGCCAGGAGATGCAGCGCTTCGGCCAGGGCCTCCCGACCCTTGACACCTGCATCACCGCCGCCCCGCTCCTCGGCCTCCTCGGCACGGTGACCGGCATGATGGGCACCTTCGCCTCCCTGAACAGCGGCACGGGCGACATCGCCTCCGCGTCCGCCAAGATCACCGGCGGCGTCGCCGAGGCGCTCATCGCCACCATGTGCGGTCTGGCCATCGCCATCATGGGCCTCCTGCCCTTCAATTATCTCAACGCCCGTTCCGAAGAGGCCCGTCACGACATCGAGGACGCCTCCAACTCGCTCGAGATCATTATCAACAAGGCCGAGAGCGCCAAGAGCCGCTGA
- the rpmI gene encoding 50S ribosomal protein L35 encodes MQKTKKSVAKRFKISATGKLIRRTPGFRHLLAAKSTKSKRRASRDKLVAPGHAAPLLRCLPTGLR; translated from the coding sequence ATGCAAAAGACCAAAAAGTCCGTTGCCAAGCGCTTCAAGATTTCCGCCACCGGAAAGCTGATCCGCCGCACGCCTGGCTTCCGTCACCTGCTGGCCGCGAAGAGCACGAAGTCCAAGCGACGTGCCTCCCGCGACAAGCTCGTGGCGCCCGGCCATGCCGCGCCGCTGCTCCGCTGCCTGCCCACCGGTCTCCGGTAA
- the rplT gene encoding 50S ribosomal protein L20, translating to MARVTNSPASRKRRKKVLKYAKGYFGNKSKLYRYAKEAVQHAWQYAYIDRKKKKANMRGLWIVRLNAACREAGITYSRFIEGLKAANIQLDRRQLSEIAIADATAFAGLIKQAQAALKSKAAKA from the coding sequence ATGGCTCGTGTCACCAACTCCCCCGCGTCGCGCAAGCGCCGCAAGAAAGTGCTGAAATACGCCAAGGGCTATTTCGGCAACAAATCCAAGCTCTACCGCTACGCCAAGGAAGCGGTGCAGCATGCCTGGCAATACGCCTACATCGACCGCAAGAAGAAGAAGGCCAACATGCGTGGCCTCTGGATCGTGCGCTTGAACGCGGCGTGCCGCGAGGCCGGCATCACCTACAGCCGCTTCATCGAGGGCCTCAAGGCCGCCAACATCCAGCTCGACCGTCGCCAGCTCTCCGAGATCGCGATCGCCGACGCCACGGCGTTTGCCGGCCTCATCAAGCAGGCCCAGGCCGCGCTGAAGTCCAAGGCCGCCAAGGCCTGA
- the pheS gene encoding phenylalanine--tRNA ligase subunit alpha translates to MQATLTALLAKATAELPSLRTRADFEAAKARYVGPHGEFTALMKQMGAVPKEERPAMGKLVNEAKAQLQVQLDATLQRLADAEITAQLGPAIDPTLPSPDAGPGTSHPLTLVREEMCRILRKAGFTVVEGPEVETEYYCFDALNTPPDHPARDAQDTFYFPEKARFGNITKKTPEEKYLLRTHTSSVQIRTMLKGEPPIRVVSPGRVYRRDTSDATHSANFHQIECLYVDKNVTVRDLKALLDYIFATLLGKDTKTRFRPHYFGYTEPSFEVDLSAQHLPKVNKPWIEIGGCGMVDPIVFEGVGYDPKVWSGYAFGMGLERLAMLMYGIDDIRYFYQNDLRFLRQFS, encoded by the coding sequence ATGCAAGCCACCCTGACCGCCCTCCTCGCCAAGGCCACGGCCGAGCTCCCGTCGCTGCGGACGCGCGCCGATTTCGAGGCCGCCAAGGCCCGCTACGTCGGCCCCCACGGCGAGTTCACCGCGCTGATGAAGCAGATGGGTGCCGTGCCGAAGGAGGAACGCCCCGCCATGGGCAAGCTCGTCAACGAGGCCAAGGCGCAGCTGCAGGTCCAGCTCGACGCCACCCTCCAACGCCTCGCCGACGCCGAGATCACCGCCCAGCTCGGGCCGGCCATCGATCCCACGCTGCCATCACCCGACGCCGGCCCGGGCACCTCGCACCCGCTCACCCTCGTGCGCGAGGAGATGTGCCGCATCCTGCGCAAGGCCGGCTTCACCGTCGTCGAGGGCCCCGAGGTCGAGACCGAATATTACTGCTTCGATGCCCTCAACACGCCCCCCGACCACCCGGCGCGCGATGCCCAGGACACGTTCTATTTCCCGGAGAAGGCGCGCTTTGGCAACATCACCAAGAAGACGCCCGAGGAGAAATACCTGCTGCGCACCCACACCTCGTCGGTGCAGATCCGCACCATGCTCAAGGGCGAGCCGCCCATCCGCGTCGTGTCCCCGGGCCGCGTCTACCGCCGCGACACCTCCGACGCCACGCACAGCGCCAACTTCCACCAGATCGAGTGCCTCTACGTGGACAAGAACGTCACCGTCCGCGACCTGAAGGCGCTGCTCGACTACATCTTCGCCACGCTCCTCGGCAAGGACACGAAGACGCGCTTCCGCCCGCACTACTTCGGCTACACCGAGCCAAGCTTCGAGGTCGACCTCTCCGCCCAGCATCTGCCCAAGGTCAACAAGCCCTGGATCGAGATCGGCGGCTGCGGCATGGTGGACCCGATTGTCTTCGAGGGCGTGGGCTACGATCCCAAGGTCTGGAGCGGCTACGCCTTCGGCATGGGCCTCGAGCGCCTGGCGATGCTCATGTATGGCATCGATGACATCCGCTACTTCTACCAGAACGACCTGAGGTTCCTCAGGCAGTTTTCTTGA
- the pheT gene encoding phenylalanine--tRNA ligase subunit beta yields MKISRNWLRQYVRLYATTDELQRAITFLGFEVEGVHATGLPPLEQVVVGEIKTRAKHPNADKLSVCTVDVGPAHGGVRTIVCGAPNCDVGNRVPVALPGAVLPGDFKIKSSKIRGQQSDGMMCAADELGLGGDHAGLLILPATAPIGQRINETMPDGDTVFDIEVTPNRPDALCHIGMARELAAWLRNELQFPAIKFDGQPAGAPRPDILKHIRVDAPEDCPLYVGIAVTGVKVGPSPAWMQERLAAVGLRPINNLVDVGNYVMLELGQPLHVFDAKKIAGRSIVVRRATDGEKLVTLDGKERTLNSRMLVIADEAKPLVVAGIMGGHDAGVDATTTDIILEAAYFRPQSIRWTSKRLGLASDSSYRFERGVDPHGTVEAARRAIDLILETAGGTVVGPSFQVGGDRPWSREIKVTPDYIRAKVGFDITDDEMRDAFHGLHLPIKHEEDTKTGLEWTVGIPSYRGDLDRPIDLVEEVLRIYGTDRIPPQVSAGPALVDGDDDPIAVFNRKATDYLVGQHFHEVVNYTLRSKQELATWASAAAVEELGLANPFVDDQSHLRPTLILGIMESLRLNQSRGVAAARLFETGRVFMELNGTVQECVAVGFVLGHNPKDRAWLARPEPDFYAVKRHLEILAQSAGLDLAAQELVPVRGAFWGWQEGQSAAAGEMKDGWTARFGLLNLAMVRAAGIEGKVWAGMLAFLPTKLTTIAGHRRYQPFSLFPAALRDLALVVDAARHADEVRVILLKAACAATAGAAFTIESVVVFDVYQGKGLPEGKKSLAFALSFRSAERTLTDDEVNAVFAKIQQAVAAAGSVTVRA; encoded by the coding sequence GTGAAAATCTCCCGCAATTGGCTCAGACAGTATGTCCGGCTTTATGCCACGACCGACGAACTCCAGCGCGCCATCACCTTCCTCGGCTTCGAGGTCGAGGGCGTGCACGCCACCGGCCTGCCGCCGCTCGAGCAGGTCGTGGTCGGCGAGATCAAGACCCGCGCCAAGCACCCGAACGCCGACAAGCTCTCGGTGTGCACGGTCGACGTCGGCCCCGCTCACGGCGGTGTCCGCACGATCGTCTGCGGCGCCCCCAACTGCGACGTGGGCAACCGCGTGCCCGTGGCCCTGCCGGGCGCCGTGCTGCCGGGTGACTTCAAGATCAAGTCGTCCAAGATCCGCGGCCAGCAGTCCGACGGCATGATGTGCGCCGCCGACGAGCTCGGCCTGGGCGGCGACCATGCCGGCCTGCTCATCCTCCCGGCGACGGCCCCGATCGGCCAGCGGATCAACGAGACAATGCCCGACGGCGACACGGTGTTCGACATCGAGGTCACGCCGAACCGCCCCGATGCGCTCTGCCACATCGGCATGGCCCGCGAGCTCGCGGCCTGGCTGCGGAACGAGCTGCAATTTCCGGCCATCAAGTTCGATGGCCAGCCCGCCGGCGCTCCGCGCCCGGACATCCTGAAGCACATCCGCGTGGATGCGCCCGAAGACTGCCCGCTCTACGTGGGCATCGCCGTCACCGGCGTGAAGGTCGGCCCGAGCCCGGCGTGGATGCAGGAGCGGCTCGCCGCCGTCGGCCTGCGCCCGATCAACAACCTGGTCGACGTGGGCAACTACGTGATGCTCGAACTCGGCCAACCCCTGCATGTCTTCGATGCGAAGAAGATCGCCGGTCGCTCGATCGTCGTTCGCCGCGCCACCGACGGCGAGAAGCTCGTCACCCTCGACGGGAAGGAACGCACGCTGAACAGTCGCATGCTGGTCATCGCCGACGAGGCCAAGCCGCTCGTCGTGGCCGGCATCATGGGCGGGCACGACGCGGGCGTCGACGCCACCACGACCGACATCATCCTCGAGGCCGCGTATTTCCGTCCGCAGTCCATCCGCTGGACCTCCAAGCGCCTGGGCCTCGCCTCCGATTCGTCCTACCGCTTCGAGCGCGGCGTGGATCCGCATGGCACGGTCGAGGCCGCCCGCCGCGCCATTGACCTCATCCTCGAGACCGCCGGCGGCACCGTCGTCGGCCCGTCCTTCCAGGTTGGTGGCGACCGGCCGTGGTCGCGTGAGATCAAGGTCACGCCCGATTACATCCGCGCCAAGGTGGGTTTTGACATCACGGACGACGAGATGCGCGACGCCTTCCACGGCCTGCACCTGCCGATCAAGCACGAGGAAGACACCAAGACCGGCCTCGAGTGGACCGTGGGCATCCCGAGTTACCGTGGTGACCTCGACCGGCCCATCGACCTCGTCGAGGAAGTGCTGCGCATTTACGGCACCGACCGCATCCCGCCGCAGGTGAGCGCGGGCCCGGCGCTCGTGGACGGCGACGACGACCCGATCGCCGTCTTCAACCGCAAGGCGACCGACTACCTGGTCGGCCAGCATTTCCACGAGGTGGTCAATTACACGCTGCGCTCGAAGCAGGAGCTGGCCACGTGGGCCTCGGCCGCCGCGGTGGAGGAACTCGGCCTGGCGAATCCCTTTGTCGACGACCAGTCGCACCTGCGGCCGACGCTCATCCTCGGTATCATGGAGTCGCTCAGGCTCAATCAGTCGCGTGGCGTCGCCGCGGCGCGCCTGTTTGAGACGGGCCGCGTCTTCATGGAACTCAACGGCACCGTGCAGGAATGCGTGGCCGTCGGTTTCGTCCTCGGCCACAACCCGAAGGACCGTGCGTGGCTCGCCCGGCCCGAGCCGGATTTCTACGCCGTGAAGCGGCACCTGGAAATCCTCGCCCAATCGGCGGGCCTCGACCTCGCCGCCCAGGAGCTGGTGCCGGTGCGCGGCGCCTTCTGGGGCTGGCAGGAGGGCCAGTCGGCCGCCGCCGGCGAGATGAAGGACGGTTGGACCGCGCGCTTCGGTCTGCTGAATCTGGCCATGGTCCGCGCTGCCGGCATCGAGGGCAAGGTGTGGGCGGGCATGCTCGCCTTCCTCCCGACCAAGCTCACGACGATCGCCGGCCACCGCCGTTACCAGCCGTTCAGTCTTTTCCCGGCGGCCTTGCGCGATCTCGCACTCGTGGTCGACGCCGCGCGCCACGCCGACGAGGTGCGGGTGATACTGCTGAAGGCTGCGTGCGCCGCGACGGCCGGGGCGGCCTTCACCATCGAGTCCGTGGTGGTGTTTGATGTCTATCAGGGTAAGGGCCTGCCGGAGGGGAAGAAGAGCCTGGCCTTCGCGCTCTCTTTCCGTTCGGCGGAACGCACGCTGACGGACGACGAGGTCAATGCGGTCTTCGCGAAGATCCAGCAGGCGGTCGCGGCCGCCGGATCGGTGACCGTGCGGGCCTGA
- a CDS encoding PilZ domain-containing protein, whose amino-acid sequence MLLFKRILNFTKSSVADSEQRGAERYPVGPAVQFKVAVTLLRHDDGGKPDPRGRQGPDFAGKALNLSTLGASVQLPPDAFAHHGEDCRFKLNLDDYHLDIAGKVAYFRTYLTHATCGVAFEFDFFELRKAYLQFLEAVAIGASLAPVKAGEIKPDATDLDREVYRGKDGVQLSVWREGQDGDIQRFDFRMNDYGVRWAAGLSELETYASGRKGGGELTRAEHEEVSWLFCLAVPNLAKAVQADVRKFLATLVG is encoded by the coding sequence ATGCTGCTTTTCAAGCGCATCCTCAATTTCACCAAGAGCAGCGTCGCCGACAGCGAGCAGCGCGGCGCCGAGCGCTATCCCGTCGGCCCGGCGGTGCAGTTCAAGGTCGCCGTGACCCTGCTCCGCCACGATGACGGCGGGAAACCAGATCCCCGCGGCCGGCAAGGGCCCGATTTCGCCGGCAAGGCGCTCAACCTCTCGACGCTGGGCGCGAGCGTGCAGCTGCCGCCGGACGCCTTTGCCCACCACGGCGAGGACTGCCGGTTCAAGCTGAACCTCGACGACTACCATCTCGATATCGCCGGCAAGGTCGCCTATTTCCGCACCTACCTGACGCACGCGACCTGCGGCGTGGCCTTCGAGTTTGATTTCTTCGAGCTGCGCAAGGCCTACCTCCAGTTCCTCGAGGCCGTGGCCATCGGCGCCTCGCTGGCCCCGGTGAAGGCCGGCGAGATCAAACCCGACGCGACCGACCTCGACCGGGAGGTCTACCGCGGCAAGGACGGCGTCCAGCTGTCAGTCTGGCGCGAAGGGCAGGACGGCGACATCCAGCGCTTTGATTTCCGGATGAATGACTATGGCGTGCGCTGGGCCGCCGGTCTCAGCGAGCTGGAGACCTACGCCAGCGGCCGCAAAGGCGGCGGCGAACTGACCCGGGCCGAGCACGAGGAGGTCAGCTGGCTGTTCTGCCTCGCCGTGCCCAACCTCGCGAAGGCCGTGCAGGCCGACGTGCGGAAATTCCTCGCGACCTTGGTGGGCTGA